In a genomic window of Passer domesticus isolate bPasDom1 chromosome 3, bPasDom1.hap1, whole genome shotgun sequence:
- the LGSN gene encoding lengsin encodes MPQVVVLRCHVLCHSCMLFGCIFYCWLQNTSESDNDEVDGNNICGFRKKKGIKGPTKYVPTLENEKMELSHTSKMPDPFPLKGTTGCSELPSEQSLQNATAFPSAQKDEGGHDNSNSGSDGKEDRCGETRGTQELADTGKRILGKMHEETDTAAQMKLPTGAQSVRGAEKGDCMEAVRRDKHSEQAGGKPEERGGMEENIVKVHVTKMGSLGSATSIPGSRTGESFKGARGISKQSLQELKNLLSEGHLPSHGPNFCGKTGSTFAQKNLKPWEKAADKQGLPFETFSPHFGDKKQKYLSFHKEGVGQQSKTVLVLSSAGSDQQQPVGSNVDHLILGLPAAPTPANSTAPEVQFDSSTGLDAFNRDPDVNGLGNPTLLYLFSHIEFIKQQMARDNVQFVRFESIDLHGVSRSKNVPSRFFQEKAIHGIAMPRSYLELTLNPKDNELDYINATNFNCDIILNPDLSTFRILPWTEQTARVICDSFTVLGTPLMTSPRHIAKKQLSQLQDSGFSLQSAFTYEFCIYGITEVVNSKTISFPAATILNNHDQTFIQELIEGMYYAGANIESFSSSSGPGQMEITFHPAFGLDAADSAFTFRTGLKEVAKKYNYVASFFSESGFYNSGALSHSLWDLNGQKNLFSAGYGVEELSEVGINWLSGLLAHTAAISCLMAPTTSCRKSYSKYSKESKETVNAKWAYNDNSCAFNVKCHGGKGTCIENKLSSAAANPYLVLAATIAAGLDGVKRGLRYDDMLEEENHTGDLKHSSIPLKLEDALVALEKDSCIKEALGESFIRYFVAMKHYELETEEMDSERNKCLGYFI; translated from the exons ATGCCGCAGGTGGTGGTGCTCCGTTGCCATGTTCTGTGTCATTCATGCATGTTGTTTGGTTGTATATTTTATTGCTGGTTACAGAACACATCTGAGAGTGACAATGATGAAGTTGATGGCAACAATATATGTggtttcagaaagaaaaagggaatcAAAGGTCCTACAAAATATGTTCCTACTTTAGAAAATGAGAAGATGGAGCTGTCCCACACCTCAAAAATGCCAGATCCTTTTCCTCTTAAAGGAACCACTGGTTGCTCAGAGCTGCCATCAGAGCAGTCTCTCCAAAACGCCACTGCCTTTCCTTCAGCACAAAAGGATGAAGGAGGTCATGACAATTCCAATTCTGGCAGCGATGGTAAAGAAGACAGGTGTGGAGAAACACGAGGAACCCAGGAACTTGCTGATACTGGGAAAAGAATATTGGGAAAAATGCATGAGGAAACAGATACAGCAGCTCAGATGAAGCTGCCCACAGGTGCGCAGTCTGTGAGGGGTGCAGAGAAAGGCGACTGCATGGAGGCAGTGCGGAGGGACAAACACAGTGAGCAGGCAGGGGGTAAGCCAGAAGAACGGGGTGGGATGGAAGAAAACATTGTCAAGGTTCATGTGACAAAGATgggctccctgggaagtgcTACATCCATACCAGGGAGCCGAACTGGCGAGTCCTTCAAGGGGGCACGTGGCATTTCTAAACAAAGTCTACAAGAGTTGAAAAACCTGCTGAGTGAAGGTCATCTGCCTTCTCATGGGCCCAATTTCTGTGGTAAGACAGGCAGCACTTTTGCTCAGAAAAATCTGAAACCCTGGGAGAAAGCAGCTGACAAGCAGGGCTTGCCCTTTGAGACTTTTAGTCCCCATTTTGGagacaaaaagcaaaaatatctcAGCTTCCACAAGGAGGGAGTGGGGCAGCAAAGCAAAACTGTCCTGGTCCTCAGCTCTGCCGGCTCTGATCAGCAGCAACCAGTGGGAAGCAATGTGGATCACCTTATTCTGGGACTTCCAGCAGCTCCTACACCTGCAAACAGCACAGCTCCTGAGGTGCAGTTTGACTCCTCCACAGGCCTTGACG CATTCAACAGAGACCCTGACGTAAACGGCCTCGGAAACCCAACTCTCCTTTACCTGTTCTCTCATATTGAATTTATTAAGCAGCAGATGGCCAGGGACAACGTGCAGTTTGTCAGATTTGAATCAATAGACCTCCATGGTGTGTCAAGATCAAAGAATGTTCCTTCTCGATTTTTTCAA GAGAAAGCAATTCATGGTATTGCCATGCCCAGAAGTTACCTTGAACTGACGCTGAATCCTAAAGATAATGAATTAGATTACATAAATGCAACCAATTTCAATTGTGACATAATTCTGAACCCTGATTTATCAACGTTTCGAATACTACCCTGGACTGAGCAGACTGCAAGAGTGATATGTGACTCCTTCACCGTGCTGGGCACCCCACTAATGACCTCCCCAAGGCACATTGCCAAGAAACAGCTGAGCCAGCTTCAGGACAGTGGCTTTTCTTTGCAGTCTGCATTCACTTATGAATTTTGTATTTATGGCATTACTGAGGTTGTAAATTCAAAGACAATATCCTTTCCTGCAGCCACGATACTAAATAACCATGACCAGACTTTTATTCAGGAGCTCATTGAAGGAATGTATTACGCTGGTGCCAACATTGaaagcttttcttcttccagtgGGCCTGGGCAAATGGAGATCACTTTTCATCCAGCGTTTGGTCTAGATGCAGCTGACAGTGCCTTCACATTTAGAACAGGCCTTAAAGAGGTGGCTAAGAAGTATAACTACGTGGCTAGCTTTTTCTCAGAATCAGGATTCTACAATTCAGGGGCTCTATCACACAGCCTGTGGGATCTGAATGGCCAGAAGAATTTGTTTTCTGCTGGTTATGGAGTGGAAGAGCTCTCAGAGGTTGGAATAAACTGGTTGTCGGGTCTCTTGGCACACACGGCAGCTATCAGCTGCTTGATGGCTCCTACCACCAGCTGCCGGAAGTCGTATTCTAAATACAGTAAAGAATCAAAAGAGACTGTAAATGCAAAATGGGCGTATAATGATAACAGCTGTGCCTTTAATGTCAAATGTCATGGTGGAAAAGGCACTTGTATAGAGAATAAGTTaagttctgctgcagcaaaCCCGTACCTGGTCCTTGCTGCTACTATTGCTGCAGGTCTAGATGGAGTAAAGAGAGGACTCAGGTATGATGATATGCTTGAAGAGGAAAATCACACTGGTGATCTGAAACACTCATCTATCCCTCTGAAACTAGAAGATGCTCTGGTTGCCCTCGAGAAAGACTCGTGCATTAAGGAAGCATTAGGCGAAAGTTTTATCCGATACTTTGTTGCCATGAAACATTATGAGTTAGAAACCGAAGAAATGGATAGTGAAAGGAATAAATGCCTGGGATATTTTATTTAG